A single region of the Acidobacteriota bacterium genome encodes:
- a CDS encoding homocysteine S-methyltransferase family protein, producing MGIVEEWHECLDRGEILLLDGGTGTELERRGVPMDSAAWCGTAALEHQDAIRDLHEDYIRTGADAIITNTFATHRPLLEAAGLGDQVAVIVRRAVEAALEARERAGCPGVLVAGSMSTMPASNIRGGYAPLDEQMAAYREQCGLLAEAGVDVIALEMMQDRERAALAFKAAKETGLPVWLGVSARKDPDTGAITPFNWPDESFEELLDTLIPLGPHVVHVMHSEIAAVPEAVAMVQERWDGPVGVYPESGYFTMPNWNFVDVIDPADLLEEARGWVAAGVQIVGGCCGLGPEHIRALGALRETG from the coding sequence ATGGGGATCGTCGAAGAGTGGCACGAGTGCCTGGACCGCGGGGAGATCCTGCTGCTCGACGGCGGTACCGGGACAGAACTGGAGCGCCGGGGTGTGCCGATGGACTCGGCTGCCTGGTGCGGGACGGCGGCGCTCGAGCACCAGGACGCGATCCGGGACCTACATGAGGACTACATCCGGACTGGGGCCGACGCGATCATCACGAACACCTTCGCGACACACCGGCCCCTGCTCGAGGCGGCGGGCCTTGGCGACCAGGTTGCTGTGATCGTGCGGCGGGCGGTGGAGGCCGCGCTCGAGGCGCGGGAGCGGGCCGGGTGTCCCGGCGTGCTCGTGGCCGGCTCGATGTCGACGATGCCGGCGAGCAACATCCGGGGCGGCTACGCGCCGCTGGACGAGCAGATGGCGGCCTACCGGGAGCAGTGCGGACTGCTGGCCGAGGCGGGGGTCGACGTGATCGCGCTCGAGATGATGCAGGACCGCGAGCGGGCGGCGCTGGCCTTCAAGGCAGCGAAGGAGACAGGCCTGCCGGTCTGGCTGGGGGTTAGCGCGCGGAAGGACCCGGACACGGGCGCGATCACTCCGTTCAACTGGCCGGACGAGTCCTTCGAGGAGTTGCTCGACACGCTGATTCCGCTCGGGCCACACGTAGTGCACGTGATGCACTCGGAGATCGCCGCTGTTCCCGAGGCGGTGGCGATGGTTCAGGAGCGCTGGGACGGACCTGTCGGCGTGTACCCGGAGTCGGGCTACTTCACGATGCCGAACTGGAACTTCGTCGATGTGATCGATCCGGCTGATCTGCTGGAAGAGGCGCGCGGCTGGGTGGCCGCGGGCGTTCAGATCGTCGGCGGCTGCTGCGGCCTGGGGCCGGAGCACATTCGGGCCCTCGGAGCTCTTCGCGAGACCGGTTGA
- a CDS encoding sulfatase-like hydrolase/transferase: protein MPATVLGLGLVACGPEPEAAAPSPVPADVEHPRSGASTGQPAVLLITIDTLRADRLSSYGSDRVATPHIDRLAAEGVRFANASSTVPFTLPAHSSIMTGLYPPSHGVRENVGYVLAPELVTIAERFRDAGYRTGGFVSAFVLDARWGIARGFDTYVDDFDLDAMAGANLGSVQRAGPETIAHALEWLDCVVGEEPFFLWLHLFDPHDPYDPPEPFRSEYEGRPYDGEVAYTDSLIGEFRAALEERGVFDGSVVVLTADHGEGLGDHGESYHGFFVYDSTVHVPLIVRLPGGVEAGRLVVDAVSHVDIAPTLIELLDLDGAGAAQGRSLLPDMQGLPNPLAERGVYAESFYALDHYGWAPLRSLRTAEHKYIEAPEPELYSLLEDPGELANILLEERDLSRLLRAEALELAAELDRTAPSSSAEPDLDEDTLAQLRALGYLAGRGAAGRGDSEGPRADPKDKAHLHRAIMRAQSAFGAGDEDAAAAELRAALSEDEGLLDAHQLLGTITLLGGDPEPAIGHFQSALALDPEHRQSLLGLANAYRELGRIDEAVVGYRRLLEVAGQDAKATMALARIHVDGGELSEAEGVLAAAAEGREPPAVITNKLGEVMALLGRSGDAEAKFRQAIASNPELGEAHFNLAVLLDESGRMEDAISAYRQAAELRARDHRPRFNLGRLYGRQGREDLQIEAYRGAVEAAPDFTVGYFHLAKALMDHGRDLEEAETFVRRGLEGEPVGRDGALGYFVLADILNRLGRRVEERQALARGRELLGGER from the coding sequence GTGCCGGCGACCGTGCTGGGGTTGGGCCTCGTCGCCTGTGGACCCGAGCCGGAAGCCGCGGCGCCGTCGCCGGTGCCGGCGGACGTCGAGCACCCGCGGAGCGGAGCATCGACCGGGCAGCCAGCGGTCCTCCTGATCACGATCGACACGCTGCGGGCCGACCGGCTGTCGAGCTACGGCTCGGACCGCGTCGCGACGCCGCACATCGACCGGCTGGCGGCGGAGGGAGTCCGCTTCGCCAACGCGTCGTCGACGGTGCCTTTCACCCTGCCGGCCCACAGCTCGATCATGACCGGGCTCTACCCGCCGTCCCACGGGGTCCGGGAGAACGTCGGCTACGTGCTGGCGCCCGAACTCGTGACGATCGCCGAGCGCTTCCGGGACGCCGGCTACCGGACGGGCGGTTTCGTCAGCGCCTTCGTGCTCGACGCGCGCTGGGGGATCGCCCGCGGCTTCGACACCTACGTCGACGACTTCGACCTCGACGCGATGGCCGGCGCCAACCTGGGCTCGGTCCAGCGGGCGGGTCCGGAGACGATCGCGCACGCCCTGGAGTGGCTCGATTGTGTGGTGGGTGAGGAGCCCTTCTTTCTGTGGCTCCACCTGTTCGACCCTCACGATCCGTACGACCCGCCGGAGCCGTTCCGGTCCGAGTACGAGGGACGGCCCTACGATGGCGAGGTCGCCTACACGGACTCGCTGATCGGCGAATTCCGCGCCGCTCTCGAGGAGCGCGGGGTGTTCGATGGGTCGGTCGTCGTGCTGACGGCCGACCATGGCGAAGGACTCGGCGACCACGGCGAGAGCTACCACGGGTTCTTCGTCTACGACTCCACGGTCCATGTGCCGCTGATCGTCCGGCTGCCCGGCGGCGTCGAGGCGGGCCGGTTGGTCGTTGACGCCGTGAGCCACGTCGACATCGCGCCGACGCTGATCGAGCTTCTGGACCTCGACGGAGCCGGCGCGGCCCAGGGCCGGAGTCTGCTCCCGGACATGCAGGGCCTGCCGAATCCGCTTGCCGAACGGGGTGTCTACGCCGAATCCTTCTACGCCCTCGACCACTACGGCTGGGCGCCGCTTCGCTCGCTGCGCACGGCGGAGCACAAGTACATCGAAGCGCCCGAACCCGAGCTCTACTCCCTGCTCGAGGACCCGGGCGAACTCGCGAACATCCTCCTCGAAGAGCGCGATCTGTCGCGCCTCCTGCGGGCGGAGGCTCTCGAGCTCGCGGCGGAACTCGATCGGACGGCCCCGAGTTCCAGCGCCGAACCGGATCTCGACGAAGACACGCTGGCACAGTTGCGTGCCCTCGGCTACCTCGCCGGCCGCGGTGCCGCCGGTCGGGGGGACTCGGAAGGCCCGCGCGCCGATCCGAAGGACAAGGCGCACCTGCACCGCGCGATCATGCGGGCGCAGAGCGCGTTCGGCGCCGGCGACGAGGACGCGGCGGCGGCCGAGTTGCGGGCGGCGCTGTCCGAAGACGAGGGGCTGCTCGACGCGCACCAGCTTCTGGGCACGATCACCCTCCTCGGGGGCGATCCGGAGCCGGCGATCGGTCATTTCCAGAGCGCGCTGGCCCTCGATCCGGAGCACCGGCAGTCGCTGCTCGGCCTCGCCAACGCCTACCGCGAACTGGGACGCATCGACGAGGCGGTGGTCGGCTACCGCCGGCTGCTAGAAGTCGCGGGTCAGGACGCCAAGGCGACGATGGCGCTGGCGCGGATCCACGTCGACGGCGGCGAACTGAGCGAAGCCGAGGGAGTGCTGGCCGCCGCCGCCGAAGGGCGTGAACCGCCCGCGGTCATCACGAACAAGCTGGGCGAGGTGATGGCGCTGCTGGGCCGTAGCGGCGATGCGGAGGCGAAGTTCCGCCAGGCCATCGCTTCGAACCCGGAGTTGGGCGAGGCCCACTTCAACCTCGCTGTCCTGCTGGACGAGTCGGGGAGGATGGAGGACGCGATCAGCGCCTACCGGCAGGCGGCCGAATTGCGCGCCCGGGACCACCGGCCCCGCTTCAACCTGGGCCGCCTCTACGGCCGGCAGGGTCGCGAGGATCTCCAGATCGAGGCCTACCGCGGCGCGGTCGAAGCGGCTCCGGACTTCACCGTCGGCTACTTCCACCTGGCGAAGGCGCTGATGGACCACGGCCGCGACCTCGAAGAAGCCGAGACGTTCGTGCGCCGCGGTCTGGAGGGCGAGCCGGTCGGCCGGGACGGCGCGCTCGGCTACTTCGTGCTGGCCGACATCCTGAACCGCCTCGGCCGGCGGGTCGAGGAGCGGCAAGCGCTGGCCCGCGGGCGGGAGCTCCTAGGCGGCGAGCGCTGA
- a CDS encoding von Willebrand factor type A domain-containing protein, with protein MLNALTSRPVLATAGVVAAVGLTVLLVTATRDETPRSSVVVADAGVAPAPVASPPGVPEGEREATSPAPESSDEAGRSTVGGRVVDDGGEPVPGVSVTLSGASGERFGLTDNSGSYRFPDVAPGDYSVKVALEGMGEADAAVRAAAGDLESVDFTLQAAIREGTVTGMSPVTVTAEARAEDEWSALSSRPGIAAPPAAAEPPVVAESAARESRMRVAAFSAAELPLPAAVLPPVDVRIARPTSTEAFANEPASPVKVASEEPVSTFSIDVDTASYSVVRSSLMNGYLPSPESVRIEEMVNYFPYAYPAPEERGAPFRPTVTVSETPWNPDTLLMQIGIQGRLPATVDRPPLNLVFLIDTSGSMDQPNKLPLLVQSFRLMLGQLDPADEVAIVTYAGSAGLALDATASSDRGTILAALDRLRASGSTAGAAGVQLAYRIAGEMAAEGEVTRVILATDGDFNVGISNPEQLEAFIARQRDSGIYLSVLGFGRGNLDDATMQALAQNGNGQAAYIDTLSEAQKVLVDQLTGTLFPIADDVKIQVEFNPAAVAEYRLIGYETRGLRREDFNNDRVDAGEIGAGHSVTAIYEVTPVGSPAVLHDALRYVSRVAETPTAAGEGHAGELGFLRLRYKGPGEETSRLIELPIVRDAGSGGSEQGFAAAIAGFGQLLRGSVYTGSWTFADAIALADANTGDDRFGYRREAVTLMRLAESLVR; from the coding sequence ATGCTGAACGCACTGACTTCCCGACCTGTCCTGGCTACCGCCGGCGTTGTGGCCGCGGTTGGACTGACCGTTCTCCTGGTAACCGCCACGCGGGATGAGACGCCGCGATCCAGCGTGGTTGTCGCGGATGCTGGCGTCGCGCCCGCGCCAGTAGCGTCGCCTCCAGGCGTTCCGGAAGGGGAGCGCGAGGCGACATCTCCCGCCCCGGAGTCCTCAGACGAGGCCGGGCGATCGACGGTTGGCGGAAGAGTGGTTGACGACGGGGGCGAGCCTGTGCCGGGTGTCAGCGTAACGCTCTCAGGTGCCAGCGGCGAGAGATTCGGGCTGACGGACAATAGCGGTAGCTATCGCTTCCCCGACGTCGCTCCGGGGGACTACTCGGTGAAAGTGGCGCTGGAGGGAATGGGAGAAGCCGATGCCGCGGTCCGCGCCGCCGCCGGAGACCTCGAATCGGTCGACTTCACCCTGCAGGCAGCGATCAGGGAGGGGACCGTTACGGGGATGTCGCCCGTGACTGTCACGGCCGAGGCGCGGGCTGAAGACGAGTGGAGTGCCCTATCCAGCAGACCGGGGATCGCCGCACCGCCGGCGGCCGCCGAACCTCCGGTGGTCGCCGAATCTGCGGCGAGGGAGAGCCGGATGAGGGTAGCCGCCTTCAGTGCCGCGGAGCTACCTCTGCCGGCGGCCGTTCTACCGCCGGTGGACGTGAGGATTGCCCGGCCCACGAGTACGGAGGCCTTCGCCAACGAGCCGGCCAGCCCCGTCAAGGTGGCCAGCGAAGAACCCGTCTCGACCTTCTCGATCGACGTTGACACGGCGAGTTACTCGGTCGTCCGCTCCTCGTTGATGAACGGGTACCTGCCGTCTCCGGAGTCGGTGCGGATCGAGGAGATGGTGAACTACTTCCCGTACGCGTATCCGGCGCCTGAAGAACGCGGCGCGCCGTTCCGGCCGACGGTGACCGTGTCGGAGACGCCGTGGAACCCGGACACGCTGCTGATGCAGATCGGCATCCAGGGACGGCTGCCGGCGACGGTCGATCGACCGCCGCTCAACCTGGTCTTCCTGATCGACACGTCGGGCTCGATGGATCAGCCGAACAAGCTGCCGCTTCTCGTGCAGTCCTTCCGTCTGATGCTCGGCCAGTTGGATCCGGCGGACGAGGTGGCGATCGTCACCTACGCGGGTAGCGCCGGCCTGGCGCTGGACGCCACGGCGTCGAGCGATCGCGGGACGATCCTGGCGGCACTCGACCGTCTCCGTGCGAGCGGATCAACGGCTGGGGCGGCGGGAGTCCAGTTGGCTTACCGGATCGCCGGAGAAATGGCCGCCGAAGGTGAAGTCACGCGCGTCATCCTGGCCACGGACGGCGACTTCAACGTCGGCATCTCGAACCCGGAGCAGCTCGAGGCTTTCATCGCCCGCCAGCGCGACAGCGGCATCTACCTGTCCGTCCTCGGCTTCGGTCGGGGCAACCTCGACGATGCGACGATGCAAGCCCTGGCCCAGAACGGCAACGGCCAGGCGGCCTATATCGACACGCTCTCCGAGGCGCAGAAGGTGCTCGTCGACCAGCTCACCGGCACGCTGTTCCCGATCGCCGACGACGTGAAGATCCAGGTGGAGTTCAACCCCGCCGCGGTCGCCGAGTACCGCCTGATCGGTTACGAGACCAGAGGCCTCCGGCGCGAGGACTTCAACAACGACCGGGTGGACGCTGGCGAGATCGGGGCCGGGCACTCGGTGACCGCGATCTACGAGGTGACGCCGGTCGGGTCGCCTGCCGTACTTCACGATGCCCTGCGCTATGTCAGTCGGGTCGCGGAGACGCCCACGGCGGCCGGTGAGGGGCACGCCGGGGAACTCGGCTTCCTTCGCCTGCGCTACAAGGGGCCGGGAGAGGAGACGAGCCGCCTGATCGAACTGCCGATTGTCCGCGACGCAGGGAGCGGCGGTTCCGAACAGGGTTTCGCCGCCGCGATCGCCGGATTCGGCCAGCTATTGCGGGGCAGCGTCTACACCGGCAGTTGGACCTTCGCCGACGCGATTGCGCTCGCCGATGCGAACACAGGCGACGATCGCTTCGGCTACCGCCGCGAGGCGGTGACCCTGATGCGTCTCGCCGAGAGCCTGGTCCGTTAG
- a CDS encoding alpha/beta hydrolase, giving the protein MLEPVSVHRVPSTDGVELAVYDFGGEGPDLIAGHATGFHGRVYDPMLERLDGFRRISVDLRGHGDATAPDGLDYSWESCAEDLVAVIDALELGSERPLFGFGHSMGAASLLMIAPERPGLFAGLACYEPVIYPPGVTDDDARLGVWVERTRRRRKRFASLEAAVANYAEKVPYSLLDPEALEVYVQHGFAPSADGAVEIKCHPDIEAQLYLMGPHHRAWDGLHRVECPVTLMRGSVLIPGPAYWAEAIVSELPHVLFLEIEGLGHLGPLEDPEQMAALVTSALAA; this is encoded by the coding sequence ATGCTCGAACCGGTCTCCGTCCACCGTGTCCCGTCCACCGACGGCGTCGAACTCGCGGTCTACGACTTCGGCGGTGAAGGCCCCGATCTGATCGCCGGCCACGCCACCGGCTTTCACGGGCGGGTCTATGACCCGATGCTCGAGCGGCTCGACGGCTTTCGCCGGATCAGCGTCGATCTGCGGGGGCACGGCGACGCGACCGCGCCCGACGGCCTCGACTACAGCTGGGAGAGTTGCGCGGAGGATCTGGTCGCAGTGATCGACGCGCTGGAACTCGGCTCCGAGCGACCGCTGTTCGGTTTCGGCCACTCGATGGGCGCCGCCTCGTTACTGATGATCGCGCCCGAGAGGCCAGGGCTGTTCGCCGGACTGGCCTGCTACGAACCGGTCATCTATCCACCCGGCGTCACGGACGACGACGCCCGCCTCGGCGTCTGGGTCGAACGGACAAGACGTCGCCGCAAGCGCTTCGCGTCGCTCGAGGCCGCCGTCGCCAACTACGCGGAGAAGGTCCCCTACTCCCTGCTCGACCCGGAAGCGCTCGAGGTCTACGTTCAGCACGGCTTCGCGCCGTCAGCGGACGGCGCGGTCGAGATCAAGTGCCATCCGGACATCGAGGCGCAGCTCTACCTCATGGGGCCCCACCATCGTGCCTGGGACGGGCTCCACCGGGTGGAGTGCCCCGTGACCCTGATGCGAGGCTCCGTGCTCATACCCGGGCCCGCATACTGGGCCGAGGCGATTGTCAGCGAGCTGCCGCACGTGCTCTTTCTGGAGATCGAGGGCCTCGGCCACCTGGGCCCGCTCGAGGATCCGGAACAGATGGCGGCCCTCGTGACCTCAGCGCTCGCCGCCTAG
- a CDS encoding ATP-binding protein produces the protein MPRPFSSFGLSAASSAENLRVRRLQVGFLLLLAITAVQVVWWLVDQARIADRIAEDRVARLEVDRTAAEASLLAGQPSDELRDLYPDLLIGAEGARIRPDALQEIEAERGSHLSQYRWEGAFFLLVLAGGILVLWRVLHREADLLNRQQNFLAAVSHELRSPLASLRLTTETLLLRDLAATDRRGLLERNLEDLRRLERLVGNLLETTRLEERRAVPRREPVDLSEAVSLAFAELGHRVHGAEGIDIEVEVESGLGLRADPVGLGTVLRNLIGNAIESAQTAGSRVEVTARRLGSAVELLVLDDGVGFEPAESQRLFEKFYRPGSELRRNKQGSGLGLYLVRGFVALEGGEVEASSEGPGRGATFRVTWPARESAEERAS, from the coding sequence ATGCCGAGGCCATTCTCCTCGTTCGGGCTGAGCGCCGCGTCGTCGGCAGAGAATCTGCGCGTGCGACGGCTCCAGGTCGGTTTTCTGCTGCTGCTCGCCATCACGGCGGTCCAGGTCGTCTGGTGGTTGGTCGACCAGGCACGGATTGCGGACCGCATTGCCGAGGATCGTGTGGCTCGTCTGGAGGTCGACCGCACGGCCGCCGAGGCGTCGCTTCTGGCCGGTCAGCCGTCCGACGAGCTTCGCGACCTCTACCCGGACCTTCTGATCGGGGCGGAAGGCGCGCGGATCCGTCCGGACGCCCTCCAGGAGATCGAAGCGGAGCGAGGCAGCCACCTGTCCCAGTATCGGTGGGAAGGAGCCTTCTTCCTGCTCGTGCTCGCCGGCGGGATTCTGGTGCTATGGCGGGTCCTGCACCGGGAGGCGGACCTGCTGAACCGCCAGCAGAACTTCCTGGCGGCGGTATCTCACGAGTTGCGGAGTCCGCTGGCGAGTCTGCGGCTTACGACAGAAACCCTGTTGCTGCGCGACCTGGCGGCGACGGACCGGCGCGGACTCCTGGAGCGCAACCTGGAAGACTTGCGCCGGCTCGAACGTCTCGTTGGCAACCTGCTGGAGACGACGCGTCTGGAGGAGCGACGAGCGGTGCCGCGCCGTGAGCCGGTCGACCTCTCCGAGGCAGTCTCCCTGGCGTTCGCGGAGCTTGGACACCGCGTGCATGGCGCGGAGGGGATCGATATCGAGGTCGAGGTCGAGTCCGGTCTCGGCCTGCGGGCGGATCCCGTCGGGCTCGGCACGGTGCTGCGGAACCTGATCGGCAACGCGATCGAGTCGGCGCAGACGGCGGGCAGCCGGGTCGAGGTCACGGCCAGGCGCCTCGGTTCGGCGGTCGAACTCCTGGTTCTCGACGACGGTGTCGGTTTCGAGCCCGCCGAGAGCCAGCGGTTGTTCGAGAAGTTCTACCGGCCCGGCAGTGAGTTACGGCGCAACAAGCAGGGCAGCGGTCTGGGTCTCTACCTCGTGCGCGGCTTCGTTGCCCTGGAAGGTGGCGAAGTCGAGGCGAGCAGTGAGGGCCCGGGTCGGGGCGCCACGTTTCGCGTCACCTGGCCCGCCCGTGAATCGGCCGAGGAGCGGGCCTCGTGA
- a CDS encoding isoprenylcysteine carboxylmethyltransferase family protein produces the protein MTASSEADRAQTAFTPPVLVLACLVLGFGLSWLLPLRIWPVGTNGPLVVAGAVIVGASFAWLTWSARTMVRGGSSLPVHHPTAKLVIRGPYRWSRNPIYASMVLAFLGIGLALSSWWFVALAVAVALLLRWGVILREEAYLERKFGDEYRDYAKRVRRWF, from the coding sequence GTGACAGCGAGCAGCGAAGCGGATCGGGCCCAGACGGCCTTCACGCCGCCGGTGCTCGTGCTGGCCTGCCTGGTCCTCGGCTTCGGGCTGTCCTGGCTGCTGCCGCTCCGGATCTGGCCGGTGGGGACCAATGGGCCCCTGGTGGTCGCCGGCGCGGTGATCGTGGGCGCCAGCTTCGCCTGGTTGACCTGGTCGGCTCGGACGATGGTCCGCGGCGGCTCCTCCCTGCCGGTGCATCATCCGACCGCGAAGCTCGTGATCAGAGGACCCTACCGGTGGTCCCGCAATCCGATCTATGCGAGCATGGTGCTGGCGTTCCTGGGCATCGGACTCGCTCTGAGCAGTTGGTGGTTCGTGGCCCTCGCCGTGGCGGTGGCCCTCCTGCTGCGCTGGGGCGTGATCCTGCGGGAGGAGGCCTACCTGGAGCGGAAGTTCGGCGACGAGTACCGGGACTATGCGAAGCGCGTCCGGCGCTGGTTCTAG
- a CDS encoding O-acetylhomoserine aminocarboxypropyltransferase: MSSDWFYKFDTLSLHAGQRPDPTTGARAVPVVNSTSYVFRDTDHAAGLFNLEEAGHIYSRISNPTVAVFEERIAALEGGVGAVATASGQSAFHLAAATILSAGDHVVSSAAIYGGTHNLLNHTLRRFGVETTFVEPTDPGNFRRAARPNTKLFFGETIGNPRIDVLDISAVAEHAHGIGVPLLIDNTFATPFLSRPIDLGADIVMHSATKFIGGHGVTLGGVLVDSGKFDWAASGRFPIMTEPCPGYHGIAFAEHYGPPAFILKARLEGLRDFGACLNPQAAFYLLQGLETLPLRVARHTENAGVVAKFLEGQEAVDWVSYPDLPSHPQHDLARKLLPNGSGALLTFGIRGGLEAGVAFIEGLQLWSHLANVGDAKSLVIHPASTTHQQMTAEELAESGVTQEMVRLSVGLEDPDDLVADLDRALKRSQKRLQRPRAVAS, translated from the coding sequence ATGAGCAGCGACTGGTTCTACAAGTTCGACACCCTTTCCCTGCACGCCGGCCAGCGACCCGATCCGACTACCGGAGCGCGCGCCGTACCGGTGGTCAACTCGACGTCCTACGTGTTCCGCGACACGGACCACGCCGCCGGGCTGTTCAACCTCGAGGAGGCCGGTCACATCTACTCGCGGATCTCGAATCCGACGGTGGCGGTGTTCGAAGAACGGATCGCCGCGCTCGAGGGCGGAGTCGGCGCGGTGGCCACCGCTTCCGGACAGTCGGCCTTCCACTTGGCCGCGGCGACGATCCTCTCCGCCGGGGACCACGTCGTCTCTTCGGCGGCCATCTACGGCGGCACCCACAACCTGCTGAACCACACCCTGCGCCGGTTTGGCGTCGAGACGACCTTCGTCGAACCGACCGATCCGGGGAACTTCCGGCGCGCCGCCCGTCCGAACACAAAGCTGTTCTTCGGCGAGACGATCGGGAACCCGCGGATCGACGTGCTGGACATTTCCGCCGTCGCCGAGCATGCGCACGGGATCGGCGTACCGCTCCTGATCGACAACACGTTCGCCACGCCGTTCCTGTCGAGGCCCATCGACCTCGGCGCGGACATCGTGATGCATTCGGCGACCAAGTTCATCGGCGGCCACGGCGTCACCCTGGGCGGCGTCCTGGTCGACAGCGGCAAGTTCGACTGGGCCGCTTCCGGGCGTTTCCCGATCATGACCGAGCCCTGCCCGGGCTACCACGGCATCGCATTCGCCGAACACTACGGGCCGCCCGCCTTCATTCTGAAGGCACGGCTCGAAGGGCTCCGCGACTTCGGCGCCTGTTTGAATCCCCAGGCTGCCTTCTACCTGCTACAGGGACTCGAAACGCTGCCGCTGCGCGTCGCCCGGCACACGGAGAACGCCGGGGTCGTGGCGAAGTTTCTCGAAGGTCAGGAGGCGGTGGACTGGGTCAGCTACCCCGATCTCCCGAGCCATCCCCAACACGACCTGGCGCGGAAACTGCTCCCGAACGGGAGCGGCGCTCTGCTCACGTTCGGTATCCGCGGCGGCCTCGAGGCCGGCGTCGCCTTCATCGAGGGCCTGCAGCTCTGGTCGCATCTGGCCAACGTCGGCGACGCGAAGAGCCTTGTCATCCACCCCGCGAGCACGACCCACCAGCAGATGACCGCCGAGGAGCTGGCCGAATCGGGCGTCACCCAGGAGATGGTGAGGCTGTCCGTCGGCCTCGAGGATCCGGACGATCTCGTGGCCGATCTCGACCGGGCGCTCAAGCGTTCCCAGAAGCGGTTGCAGCGGCCGCGCGCCGTTGCTTCCTGA
- a CDS encoding alpha/beta hydrolase encodes MPNFEIDGRKVYCGAGGAPWEPGRPMAVLLHGAGCDHTVWALQARSLAQHGWNVAAPDLPGHGSSDDVAGISTIGDYAAWTAEFATAAAEEADSEELALVGHSMGACIAVDAAARLNGPTNRVALFGAGETLRVNPGLLADTLKRPLNAHRFIAAFGHGTGAHFGGAESPGLWMLGATMALLDRCKPQVLHRDFAACNEWEGKASAPGVNCPTLVVSGAKDRMTPPRAGRALADRIGDGNGRADFVTVTDAGHMLMAEAPGAVTRCLRKFLGAN; translated from the coding sequence ATGCCGAACTTCGAGATCGACGGCCGCAAGGTCTACTGCGGCGCCGGCGGTGCCCCCTGGGAGCCGGGGCGACCGATGGCGGTGTTGCTCCACGGCGCCGGCTGCGACCACACGGTCTGGGCCCTGCAGGCGCGATCGCTCGCACAGCACGGCTGGAACGTCGCCGCACCCGACCTGCCGGGTCACGGTTCGTCTGATGACGTCGCCGGCATCTCGACGATCGGCGACTACGCAGCCTGGACCGCCGAGTTCGCTACCGCCGCAGCCGAGGAAGCAGACAGCGAGGAACTCGCACTGGTGGGCCACTCGATGGGGGCCTGCATCGCCGTCGACGCCGCCGCCCGGCTGAACGGACCCACCAACCGGGTAGCCCTGTTCGGCGCCGGCGAGACGCTGCGCGTGAACCCCGGCCTGCTCGCCGATACGTTGAAGAGGCCGCTAAACGCCCACCGCTTCATCGCCGCCTTCGGCCACGGCACCGGCGCCCACTTCGGCGGCGCCGAGTCACCGGGACTGTGGATGCTCGGCGCGACCATGGCCCTGCTCGACCGCTGCAAGCCGCAGGTCCTCCACCGCGACTTCGCCGCCTGCAACGAGTGGGAGGGCAAGGCCAGCGCCCCGGGAGTGAACTGCCCCACGCTCGTCGTCTCCGGAGCGAAGGACCGGATGACGCCGCCACGTGCAGGCCGCGCGCTCGCCGACCGAATCGGCGACGGCAACGGCCGCGCCGATTTCGTCACGGTCACCGACGCGGGCCACATGCTGATGGCCGAAGCTCCTGGTGCCGTGACCCGCTGCCTGCGCAAGTTCCTGGGCGCGAACTAA
- a CDS encoding RNA polymerase sigma factor, protein MAMGDEDLLQAAAAGDRRAFSELLELHYDRIFRFSFRLTGSREEAEDLTQDICLALPAKLKSFRGQARVTTWLYRIVVNAAHDRRRRDSSRTKAAEGWGDWEVNRRATVRDTAAGLDWLQQSMGALPSDLRETVALTIDGEMTHAQAAEVLGISEGTVSWRLSEVRKRLRAMWQEETER, encoded by the coding sequence GTGGCCATGGGCGACGAAGATCTGCTTCAGGCGGCGGCCGCAGGTGATCGGCGGGCCTTCAGCGAGTTGCTGGAACTCCACTACGACCGGATCTTCCGGTTCAGCTTTCGGCTGACCGGGAGTCGGGAGGAGGCGGAGGACCTGACGCAGGACATCTGTCTTGCCCTTCCGGCGAAGCTGAAGAGCTTTCGGGGCCAGGCTCGTGTGACGACCTGGCTGTACCGGATTGTGGTGAACGCGGCGCACGATCGGCGACGGCGGGACTCCAGCCGGACCAAGGCGGCGGAGGGTTGGGGGGACTGGGAAGTGAACCGCCGGGCGACGGTGAGAGACACGGCCGCGGGACTCGATTGGCTTCAGCAGTCGATGGGTGCGCTGCCGAGCGACCTTCGCGAGACGGTGGCGCTCACGATCGACGGCGAAATGACTCACGCGCAAGCCGCCGAGGTACTCGGAATCTCCGAAGGCACCGTGAGCTGGCGGCTCTCGGAGGTCCGCAAACGGCTGCGTGCCATGTGGCAAGAGGAAACAGAGCGATGA